In the Crinalium epipsammum PCC 9333 genome, TTAGATGAGATTGCGGTACTGGATGAAGAAAGTGTTGGAATTTTGGAGAGAATTATGCAGTTGACAGGCAGTTGACAATTAACAGAGTATGTGAATTTTCTTTTGGATGTCAAATTAATTTAGGAGAAGTAACTATGAAAAATATCAAAATAATTGTCGAAAAGCACCCTGATGGTTATGTTGCCTATCCTTTAGGTATTCAAGGGGTTGTAGTTGGTGAGGGTGATACCTATGAAGAAGCTTTAAATGATGTGCGCTCGGCTATTTTATTTCATGTCGAAACTTTTGGAGAATCGGTTCTAGAATCTGAGTCCTCAATCCTCGAAGCTTTTGTAGCAGAGGCAAACGTATAATGACAAAGTTTCCTGTTGATGCTCCTAAATCAAAAGTAATTAAAGTGCTTGAGGGTTTTGGATTTTCCATAGTAAGAGAAAAAGAGCATATAT is a window encoding:
- a CDS encoding type II toxin-antitoxin system HicB family antitoxin yields the protein MKNIKIIVEKHPDGYVAYPLGIQGVVVGEGDTYEEALNDVRSAILFHVETFGESVLESESSILEAFVAEANV